In the Methanobacterium spitsbergense genome, one interval contains:
- a CDS encoding PAS domain S-box protein, with product MEYSNKTKEQLIDELENKLQRISELEELYAKSILNEDELKASEERMKILYEYAPDAYYLSNIKGELVDGNKAAEKMVGYKKEELIGKNFSDLTILPKNQLPLALKNLAKNALGFPTGPDEFILTRKDGKNITTEIATYPVKIKGQKRVLGIARDIRECKKTEKALQESEEKYRWRENRLKIGMDIAKLVYWEYDGASDMFTFDDQFYALYGTTVDDEGGNQMSSEEYATRFVPPEEQTAVEVEVAKAVESYDPNYESSMQHWIIRGDGERRYLIVRIKLRFDENGRKIGHRGVNQDITEQKMAEDALKESDRRLAEIIEFLPDATFVIDVNSKVISWNRAIKEITQVNPEEILGKDNYEYALPVYGKRRPMLINMVNLSEDEIQKKYGNYEKKDNVLTAETEISLKGDVRTFWVKAVPFHNINGDYVGAIEVLRDITDLRNAEKEIKKSLEEKEMLLKEIHHRVKNNLMIISSLLNLQSGYIKDKASKDIFKESQNRARSMALIHERLYQSTDLKRIDFGEYITSLATELFHTYVADPSLIELKINVEDIFLDINTAVPLGLIVNELITNSLKHAFPEGKTGKINVDFHPIDEYYEFTVKDNGIGFPEDLDYQNTDTLGLQMVNSLTDQIDGEIILERSSGTEFKITFIDSVV from the coding sequence ATGGAATATTCGAATAAAACTAAAGAACAACTTATAGATGAACTAGAAAATAAGTTGCAAAGAATTTCAGAATTGGAAGAATTATATGCTAAATCTATATTAAATGAAGATGAATTGAAGGCTTCTGAAGAAAGGATGAAAATATTATATGAATATGCACCAGATGCTTACTATTTAAGCAACATTAAAGGAGAACTTGTCGATGGTAATAAGGCCGCAGAAAAAATGGTGGGTTATAAAAAAGAAGAATTAATTGGAAAAAATTTTTCAGATTTAACAATACTACCAAAAAATCAACTTCCACTAGCCTTAAAAAATCTAGCTAAAAATGCTTTAGGATTCCCCACAGGACCAGATGAATTCATTTTAACCCGGAAAGACGGTAAAAATATCACAACCGAAATCGCAACTTATCCAGTAAAGATAAAAGGCCAAAAACGAGTCTTGGGGATTGCAAGAGACATAAGAGAATGTAAAAAGACTGAAAAAGCCCTTCAAGAAAGTGAAGAAAAGTACAGATGGAGGGAAAATCGTCTAAAGATAGGTATGGACATTGCTAAACTCGTTTACTGGGAATATGATGGGGCATCTGACATGTTCACCTTCGATGATCAGTTTTACGCACTTTATGGCACCACTGTAGACGACGAGGGAGGTAATCAGATGTCTTCTGAGGAATATGCAACCCGTTTCGTTCCTCCTGAAGAACAAACCGCAGTGGAAGTAGAAGTTGCCAAGGCTGTGGAATCTTATGATCCAAATTATGAAAGTTCAATGCAACACTGGATTATAAGGGGTGATGGAGAAAGAAGATATTTGATAGTGCGTATAAAACTCAGATTTGATGAAAATGGCCGGAAAATCGGACATAGAGGTGTGAATCAGGATATAACTGAACAAAAAATGGCAGAGGATGCTTTGAAAGAATCTGATCGGCGTTTAGCTGAAATTATAGAGTTTCTTCCTGATGCTACTTTTGTTATTGATGTTAATAGTAAGGTCATTTCCTGGAACAGGGCAATTAAAGAAATAACTCAAGTCAATCCTGAGGAAATTTTGGGAAAAGACAACTATGAATACGCTTTACCAGTTTATGGAAAGCGCCGGCCAATGTTAATTAATATGGTAAATTTATCTGAAGATGAAATACAAAAAAAATACGGAAATTATGAAAAGAAGGATAACGTATTAACTGCTGAAACTGAAATCTCTTTAAAAGGGGATGTTCGAACTTTCTGGGTCAAGGCAGTGCCTTTCCACAATATTAATGGGGACTATGTTGGTGCTATCGAGGTTCTTCGAGATATCACTGATCTGAGGAATGCAGAAAAAGAAATTAAAAAGTCTCTGGAAGAAAAGGAGATGCTCCTCAAGGAAATTCATCACAGGGTCAAGAATAATTTGATGATCATAAGCAGCCTCCTGAACCTTCAGTCAGGTTATATAAAGGATAAAGCATCCAAGGATATTTTTAAGGAAAGTCAGAACCGTGCACGGTCAATGGCACTCATACACGAACGATTATACCAATCAACTGATCTTAAAAGGATAGATTTTGGTGAATACATCACTTCATTGGCCACTGAACTTTTCCATACCTATGTGGCCGATCCAAGTCTTATTGAACTAAAAATTAATGTTGAAGATATTTTTCTAGATATCAACACTGCAGTACCCCTAGGTCTGATAGTGAATGAACTCATCACTAACAGTCTAAAACATGCCTTTCCAGAAGGTAAAACTGGAAAAATCAATGTTGACTTCCATCCAATAGATGAGTATTACGAATTCACTGTAAAAGATAATGGAATAGGATTTCCAGAAGATTTAGATTACCAAAACACAGATACACTCGGTTTACAAATGGTAAACAGTTTAACAGATCAAATAGATGGTGAAATCATTCTTGAAAGAAGTAGTGGCACTGAATTTAAGATCACATTTATTGATTCTGTAGTATAA
- a CDS encoding ATP-binding protein — MLDNNLVFEYFNRAAEDMLGRKREEVLGKYIFDVFPEVKGSIFQKKYQEALKEKKEIQFETYFPEKPYENWYNVRVYPKKKNGILVFFQITTKQKNEEEKFINALEESKKLQNKLTALLESSKSILKYKELEDSAKAIFESCKDLIGAQSGYVALLSEDGSENEVLFLDSGGLTCNVDPELPMPIRGLRGEAYSKADAVYDNDFSNSEYIKYMPPGHSPLEKVLFAPLIIDGKAVGIMGIANKESDFTDDDAQTASEFGELAAIALMNSQTLEKLEKSLEEVERSNAELEQFAYVTSHDLREPLRMISSFLQLLERRYADKLDEDANDFIGFAVDGAKRLDDLINDLLIYSQVNSKRREFSSVKLEGILEETLTNLKVAIDENNVVITHDPLPIIYGNDQSMIQLFQNLIGNAIKYRSDETPKIEISVKKEDKQYLFSIKDNGIGIDPKHLERIFTIFQRLHSDREYEGTGIGLAIAQKIVIQHGGQIWAESELGKGSTFYFTIPNQ, encoded by the coding sequence TTGCTCGATAACAACTTGGTTTTTGAATATTTCAATAGGGCAGCTGAGGATATGTTAGGACGTAAACGAGAAGAAGTTTTAGGTAAATACATTTTTGATGTTTTTCCGGAAGTTAAAGGTTCTATTTTTCAAAAGAAATATCAGGAAGCTCTAAAAGAGAAAAAAGAGATTCAATTTGAAACTTATTTCCCGGAAAAACCCTATGAAAACTGGTATAATGTTAGAGTTTATCCTAAAAAGAAGAATGGAATATTGGTTTTTTTTCAGATAACAACCAAACAAAAGAATGAAGAAGAGAAGTTTATTAATGCACTTGAAGAATCTAAAAAATTACAAAATAAATTAACAGCATTACTTGAGAGTTCTAAATCTATCTTAAAATACAAAGAATTAGAAGACTCGGCCAAGGCAATATTTGAATCTTGTAAAGATTTAATAGGTGCCCAAAGTGGATATGTTGCTCTTTTGAGTGAAGATGGTTCTGAAAACGAAGTTTTATTCCTTGATTCTGGGGGTTTAACTTGTAATGTTGATCCAGAGCTCCCTATGCCCATTCGAGGACTGCGAGGAGAAGCTTACAGCAAAGCTGATGCAGTGTATGATAATGACTTTTCTAATAGTGAATACATAAAATACATGCCTCCAGGACACTCTCCATTGGAAAAGGTCTTATTCGCACCTCTGATAATTGATGGTAAGGCTGTGGGCATTATGGGAATTGCTAATAAAGAATCAGATTTTACAGATGATGATGCTCAAACCGCATCTGAATTTGGTGAACTTGCAGCCATAGCACTTATGAACAGCCAAACCCTAGAAAAACTTGAAAAAAGTTTAGAAGAAGTCGAAAGGTCCAATGCTGAACTTGAACAATTCGCTTATGTGACATCACACGATTTACGTGAACCTTTACGGATGATATCAAGTTTTTTACAGTTATTAGAGCGTAGATATGCAGATAAATTGGATGAAGATGCCAATGATTTTATTGGGTTTGCTGTTGATGGAGCTAAACGCCTTGATGATCTGATAAATGATTTACTTATTTATTCCCAAGTAAATAGCAAAAGAAGAGAATTTAGCTCTGTTAAACTTGAAGGAATATTAGAAGAAACATTAACTAATTTAAAGGTTGCAATAGATGAAAATAATGTAGTTATAACCCATGATCCTTTACCTATTATATATGGAAATGACCAGTCCATGATTCAGTTATTCCAGAATCTAATTGGAAATGCTATTAAATATCGAAGCGATGAAACTCCAAAGATCGAAATATCTGTTAAAAAAGAAGATAAACAATATCTGTTTTCTATAAAAGATAATGGAATTGGGATAGATCCAAAACACTTGGAAAGGATATTTACTATATTCCAACGTCTCCACTCAGATCGTGAATATGAAGGAACAGGAATAGGACTTGCAATTGCACAAAAAATAGTAATTCAACACGGTGGACAAATATGGGCTGAATCCGAACTTGGAAAAGGATCTACATTCTACTTCACTATACCAAACCAATAA
- a CDS encoding NAD(P)/FAD-dependent oxidoreductase, with translation MLNKQENQKTAIIIGAGPAGLTAAYELLDKTDIKPIIYEKSNDIGGISKTINYKGNRIDIGGHRFFSKSERVIDWWMNILPLQGAPAKDDLAVGREIPISNESIKHDIGSVKTKTFPAPDPEKIDEVMLNRSRLSRIFFLRKFFNYPISLNYNTFANLGIKRTVKIGLSYIKTSFSQIKPEKSLEDFFINRFGVELYRTFFKDYTEKVWGVSCIQITAEWGSQRIKGLSITNAIFHAFKKRFTRDSSISQKNVETSLIGQFMYPKHGPGQLWEEVAKLIIENGGEIHHGNKVVGIESKENELDAIKVLDEFTGEFKRIGGDYFLSTMPVKDLINSFEKKLPYDVSEVAQGLMYRDFIIAGLLLNELKIKNETKMITVNDLVPDNWIYIQERDVKIGRLQIFNNWSPYLVKDDSKVWIGLEYFCNEGDEMWNMSNENFTDFAIKELEKIDIINADEVIDSVVIKVQKTYPAYFGTYKKFDIIKNFTNQFENLFLIGRNGMHRYNNMDHSMLTAMTAVENIKNDIKSKENIWNINAEEEYHEEK, from the coding sequence ATGCTTAATAAACAAGAAAATCAAAAAACAGCGATTATTATAGGTGCAGGTCCAGCAGGACTGACAGCAGCCTATGAACTACTCGATAAGACAGATATAAAACCAATTATTTACGAAAAAAGTAATGATATTGGAGGTATATCTAAGACTATTAATTACAAAGGTAACAGGATCGATATTGGAGGTCATAGATTTTTTTCTAAATCAGAAAGAGTTATTGATTGGTGGATGAATATTTTACCACTTCAAGGTGCTCCTGCAAAGGATGATCTTGCAGTTGGAAGGGAAATACCAATATCAAATGAATCTATTAAACATGATATAGGGTCTGTTAAAACAAAAACGTTCCCTGCACCAGATCCTGAGAAGATTGATGAAGTGATGCTTAATCGTAGCAGGTTGTCACGGATTTTTTTTCTTAGAAAATTCTTTAACTATCCTATATCCTTAAATTACAATACATTCGCTAATTTAGGAATTAAAAGAACTGTTAAAATAGGTTTAAGTTATATTAAAACATCATTTAGTCAGATAAAACCTGAAAAATCCCTTGAAGACTTTTTTATAAATAGATTCGGTGTTGAATTGTATCGTACATTTTTTAAGGATTATACAGAAAAGGTTTGGGGTGTTTCATGTATCCAAATTACAGCAGAATGGGGATCTCAACGGATAAAAGGCCTTTCTATAACAAATGCAATATTTCATGCTTTCAAAAAGCGATTCACACGTGATAGTTCTATATCTCAGAAGAATGTTGAGACAAGTTTAATAGGTCAATTCATGTATCCAAAACATGGTCCTGGCCAGTTGTGGGAGGAAGTTGCAAAGCTCATTATAGAAAATGGTGGAGAAATACATCATGGAAATAAGGTTGTAGGAATAGAAAGCAAAGAAAATGAGTTAGATGCGATTAAAGTTTTGGATGAGTTTACAGGTGAATTTAAGAGGATTGGGGGGGATTACTTCTTATCAACTATGCCAGTTAAAGATTTAATAAATTCTTTTGAAAAAAAGTTACCTTATGATGTTTCCGAAGTTGCACAAGGTTTAATGTACCGTGATTTCATAATAGCAGGCCTCCTTCTAAATGAATTGAAAATCAAAAATGAAACCAAAATGATTACGGTTAACGATTTAGTTCCTGACAACTGGATATATATTCAAGAAAGGGATGTGAAGATAGGTAGACTTCAAATATTCAATAATTGGAGCCCATATCTTGTAAAAGATGACTCTAAAGTATGGATAGGTCTTGAATATTTCTGCAACGAAGGGGACGAAATGTGGAACATGTCTAATGAAAATTTCACAGATTTTGCTATCAAAGAATTAGAAAAAATTGACATCATAAATGCAGATGAGGTAATTGATAGTGTAGTCATAAAAGTCCAAAAGACTTATCCTGCATACTTTGGAACCTATAAAAAGTTCGATATCATTAAAAATTTCACGAACCAGTTTGAAAACCTTTTTCTAATAGGAAGAAATGGAATGCACCGTTACAACAATATGGACCATTCCATGCTCACAGCAATGACCGCAGTAGAAAACATAAAAAATGATATAAAATCAAAAGAAAATATCTGGAACATAAATGCAGAAGAAGAATATCATGAAGAAAAATGA
- a CDS encoding GtrA family protein, with translation MKLAIKNISKRLLKDETNKTHIQMFRYLFVGGAAFIVDFLSLFILTDFFGIYYLISAGIAFILGLIANYFLSISWVFNKRKLKNRHIEFGIFALIGIVGLGLNEIFIWFFTQDLQIYYLISKIFAAVIILFWNFFARKFVLFRD, from the coding sequence ATGAAGCTTGCAATTAAAAATATAAGTAAAAGGTTATTGAAAGATGAAACTAACAAAACTCATATCCAAATGTTTAGATACCTCTTTGTGGGAGGAGCTGCTTTCATAGTCGATTTTTTATCTTTATTTATATTAACTGATTTTTTTGGCATTTATTATCTGATTTCTGCAGGAATAGCATTCATTTTAGGATTAATAGCTAACTACTTCCTGAGTATAAGCTGGGTTTTTAACAAAAGGAAATTAAAAAATAGACACATTGAATTTGGAATTTTTGCACTTATTGGGATAGTAGGACTCGGATTAAACGAAATATTTATTTGGTTTTTTACACAGGATCTTCAAATATATTATTTAATATCCAAGATATTTGCTGCAGTTATAATATTATTCTGGAACTTTTTTGCAAGAAAATTCGTTTTATTCAGAGATTAA
- a CDS encoding PRC-barrel domain-containing protein: MKISDELIGKDVIDESGDQIGIVNDVEWDFETNTVTSIYLKEAGISAKIGLGDKKIVPYEKIEAIGDSVLIKGKIFKNE, encoded by the coding sequence ATGAAAATATCTGATGAATTGATTGGTAAGGATGTTATTGACGAATCTGGAGACCAAATTGGTATAGTAAACGATGTAGAATGGGATTTTGAAACCAACACCGTAACATCTATATATTTAAAAGAAGCAGGAATATCAGCAAAAATTGGCCTAGGCGATAAAAAAATAGTACCCTATGAAAAAATTGAAGCAATAGGTGACAGTGTTCTAATTAAAGGCAAAATTTTCAAGAACGAATAA
- a CDS encoding DUF5518 domain-containing protein, with product MVSVGAIVEGFILAIIITVVLSILGVGSVLGLPVAIFGFLIAGIIVGYISYGDIIDGVINGALMGVAGAIILWILSLFKGQIAAFSSQLSTFVPLNSAPELILVIVAGAIGGLIGALILLLNRRNRRNYGGRRDGDRRDDRDRRD from the coding sequence ATGGTAAGTGTTGGCGCTATAGTTGAAGGTTTTATTTTGGCAATTATAATTACTGTTGTTTTATCAATTTTGGGTGTTGGATCAGTTCTGGGATTGCCAGTTGCAATATTTGGTTTTCTAATCGCAGGTATAATAGTTGGATACATCTCATATGGTGATATTATTGATGGTGTGATTAATGGAGCACTTATGGGAGTTGCAGGTGCAATAATCTTATGGATACTAAGTTTATTCAAAGGTCAGATAGCTGCATTCTCTTCACAGTTATCAACCTTTGTCCCATTAAACTCAGCACCAGAATTAATTCTTGTAATAGTCGCAGGCGCAATAGGTGGTTTAATCGGCGCTCTAATATTATTATTAAACCGCAGAAATCGCAGAAACTATGGCGGCCGAAGGGACGGAGATCGAAGGGATGATAGAGATAGGAGAGATTAA
- a CDS encoding B12-binding domain-containing radical SAM protein → MNKNIDVLLINPYDENALKNALGFITPPTNLMYLASSLEKESYSVKIVDDDLLQMGYEKVSELAEKLNPQIVGVTATTSTIKSALKYVELVKNILPNTLTVIGGPHTTFMPSETLKSSENLDVVVIGEGEETMVDLANHSTENIHDLDEVKGIVYRDLKNGNFKTTQKRPLINDLDALPFPARHLVPFDSYGASKEQNGGIITSRGCVYNCNYCSSSLIMGKKFRSRSPDNVVDEIEELINKYQINDIGFMDDTFMLNKRRANDIANEIKARDLDLSFVASSRVDSVDQNLLQNMKSAGLKTIYYGVESGSQRILDLMKKGITLKQAEDAVKSAKNVDLEVLTSFILGYPGETEDDMNKTIDFSTKLDSDYSQYSILTPFPGTPIYNELKEKDLIDNDDWDEYTVLKPVLKYDEMGLNKKMVERKLAIAYLKFYARPKYLMNHRHMFKVMFKTVMRSFILPKLMGGTGKGWYQNLDNNTSSK, encoded by the coding sequence ATGAATAAAAATATTGATGTACTGCTTATAAATCCATACGATGAGAATGCATTGAAGAATGCTCTTGGTTTCATTACCCCACCCACAAATCTTATGTACCTGGCATCATCACTTGAGAAAGAATCTTACTCAGTCAAAATTGTAGATGATGATCTTCTTCAGATGGGATACGAAAAGGTTTCTGAACTTGCAGAAAAGCTCAATCCACAAATAGTAGGTGTTACAGCAACCACATCTACAATAAAAAGCGCGTTGAAATATGTGGAACTAGTCAAAAACATCCTACCTAATACATTAACTGTAATAGGCGGACCACATACTACTTTCATGCCATCTGAAACCTTAAAAAGTTCAGAAAATCTAGATGTAGTTGTTATCGGTGAAGGAGAAGAAACAATGGTAGATTTAGCCAACCATTCCACCGAAAATATCCATGATCTCGATGAGGTTAAAGGAATTGTTTACAGGGATTTAAAGAATGGAAATTTTAAAACTACACAAAAACGTCCTTTGATAAATGATCTTGACGCATTGCCTTTCCCTGCAAGACATCTTGTACCCTTTGATTCATATGGTGCTTCTAAAGAACAGAATGGGGGAATAATAACCAGCAGAGGTTGTGTGTACAACTGCAACTACTGCTCATCATCACTAATCATGGGCAAAAAGTTCCGATCACGCAGTCCAGACAACGTAGTGGACGAAATTGAAGAATTAATAAACAAATACCAAATAAATGATATAGGATTCATGGATGACACATTCATGCTTAATAAAAGAAGAGCTAACGATATAGCAAATGAAATCAAAGCCAGAGATCTAGATTTAAGCTTCGTTGCATCATCTCGGGTTGACAGTGTAGACCAAAATTTACTTCAAAACATGAAAAGTGCAGGATTAAAAACTATTTACTACGGTGTAGAATCAGGGTCACAACGTATATTGGACCTAATGAAAAAGGGTATAACATTAAAACAAGCGGAAGATGCAGTTAAAAGTGCTAAAAATGTGGATCTAGAAGTTTTAACCTCATTTATATTAGGATATCCTGGAGAAACCGAAGACGATATGAATAAGACCATAGATTTCTCAACAAAACTTGATTCAGACTACTCACAATATTCTATACTTACACCATTCCCTGGAACACCTATCTACAATGAACTCAAAGAAAAAGATTTAATAGACAATGATGACTGGGATGAATACACTGTACTTAAACCAGTTTTGAAGTATGATGAAATGGGTTTAAATAAGAAGATGGTTGAAAGAAAACTGGCTATAGCATATTTAAAATTTTATGCAAGACCTAAATATCTCATGAACCATCGTCACATGTTCAAGGTCATGTTTAAAACAGTTATGCGAAGTTTTATACTTCCAAAACTCATGGGAGGCACTGGTAAAGGTTGGTATCAAAACCTAGACAACAACACATCATCAAAATAG
- a CDS encoding LEA domain-containing protein, with amino-acid sequence MSEKTGEIKGKAKEMKGEMKGKAKEMEGEIKGKAKEMKGRMKGKAKEAEGKNKR; translated from the coding sequence ATGAGTGAAAAAACAGGTGAAATTAAAGGAAAAGCTAAAGAAATGAAAGGTGAAATGAAAGGAAAAGCTAAAGAGATGGAAGGAGAAATAAAAGGAAAAGCTAAAGAGATGAAAGGAAGAATGAAGGGGAAAGCTAAAGAAGCCGAAGGTAAAAATAAAAGATAA
- a CDS encoding DUF5518 domain-containing protein: MVYVRWNTVIIGVVIAIILGFVLGLISASGAFIGFLIATIYVGYMIGGDYVNGAIHGALVGIVAAIVLFILALIGFGVAAGLSNIIILAVIGAIGGVIGVLIGGRGIGRGRGRGRL, from the coding sequence ATGGTTTATGTAAGATGGAATACTGTAATAATTGGTGTTGTAATTGCAATAATTCTTGGTTTTGTCCTTGGGTTAATATCAGCATCGGGAGCATTCATTGGATTCTTAATAGCTACTATATATGTTGGTTATATGATAGGCGGAGACTACGTAAATGGAGCTATACATGGGGCACTTGTTGGTATAGTTGCAGCAATAGTACTATTTATACTTGCTTTAATTGGATTTGGTGTTGCAGCGGGGTTATCTAATATAATTATTCTTGCAGTTATAGGTGCCATAGGTGGAGTAATAGGAGTTTTAATAGGAGGTAGAGGCATAGGTAGGGGCAGAGGTAGGGGCAGATTATAA
- a CDS encoding Rieske (2Fe-2S) protein has product MSFYEIFKKDELNDGEMKMKKINGHEYMIAQVGDNYYASDNRCPHMGGNLSNGKLDGNVVTCPRHHSQFDITDGHVIRWTDWSGIKLSLSKVLKSPRNLKTYDLMLDGDTIMIDLE; this is encoded by the coding sequence ATGAGTTTTTACGAAATTTTCAAAAAGGATGAGTTAAATGATGGTGAAATGAAAATGAAAAAAATAAACGGTCACGAATATATGATTGCCCAAGTAGGAGATAACTACTACGCATCTGATAATCGTTGCCCACATATGGGAGGAAATTTATCCAATGGCAAATTAGACGGAAACGTAGTTACATGTCCAAGACATCACAGTCAATTCGACATCACAGATGGACACGTAATACGATGGACAGACTGGTCCGGAATCAAACTATCATTAAGCAAAGTATTAAAGTCCCCAAGAAATCTAAAAACATATGATCTAATGTTAGATGGTGATACAATCATGATTGATTTAGAATAA
- a CDS encoding TIGR00288 family NYN domain-containing protein, translating to MHRLDKLTSVKNYIPLIRENSPGKNIGLLVDGPNMLRKEFGYNLDTVKDLLAEHGNVKIGKVFLNQYASEKLIEAVVNQGFSPMIVAGETDVQMAIDAYELIYNPNIDIIALMTRDVDFFPLINIAKEHGKKTIIIGAEPGFSVALKNSADITITLKTHQPTKTTT from the coding sequence ATGCATCGTTTAGATAAATTAACATCAGTTAAAAATTATATTCCCCTTATAAGGGAAAATTCCCCCGGGAAAAATATCGGCTTACTTGTAGATGGTCCAAATATGCTTCGGAAGGAATTTGGCTACAATTTAGATACAGTAAAAGATTTACTAGCAGAACATGGAAATGTAAAGATAGGTAAAGTTTTCCTTAACCAGTACGCTTCAGAAAAGCTTATAGAAGCTGTCGTAAACCAAGGATTCTCACCCATGATTGTTGCCGGAGAGACGGATGTCCAGATGGCTATAGATGCATATGAACTTATTTACAACCCTAACATTGACATAATTGCCCTAATGACCCGTGACGTTGACTTTTTCCCATTAATAAACATTGCCAAAGAACACGGTAAAAAAACTATTATTATTGGAGCAGAACCAGGGTTCAGTGTAGCTTTAAAGAATTCAGCAGATATTACAATTACTTTGAAAACACACCAACCAACCAAGACCACAACTTAA